One Burkholderia gladioli genomic window, CGGATACCCAGTCCCGGTCTGGCCAGATCGTCCAGCAAGGCTTGAAATGTCTGCCCTTCACCTGAGCGAAGCAACTCCGAAATGCGATCCCAGACGTGAGTGATATCGATGGGCGCCTCCGCGGTCGGCTCCGTCAGTCGCCAGCAACCGTTTTCCTCAACCCAGAGCCCTGTCTGTCGCAAGAGGGTATGGTGAATCAGACGCTCAGGCGGATACTCGGAGTCCCCGCTAATCGGACGGGTTGCGTCGCCACCAAGGATGACCTCAAACATCCTTTGCCTGGCAAGAACGATAGCGGACGGGGGTCGATCCTTATTGATTAATTCGTTGACCACGCGCGGAGACGCGTCGTAGAGCTCATCGAAGAGCCACGAGGCCAACTGGCTCAGATTCATCAACTCACTACGAGGAATGGGCTTACCCTGATACCAATACTTCGGGCCGGGCCGGTCCGAGAGCGGCATAAGTTGCGATAACACCAATCGCTCGATCGTCTCACGCACGCCTTGCAGCCGTCCCGAGACATATTGGCTTGTCCATGGATCCAGGCGCTTGTGGTCAACCTCACGCTGCACCGCCTGCCAAATCGCATATTCTGCAAGCGCCGCCCTGCCGTCCGGCTCCAAAGCAAGCACCGCAGAAATGGTCAGTTTGTCGGTTTCCTGCTTGATCCGATCAAGCGCCTGGCTCTCTGTGTCCGCTCCCTTGACAGTGATCACCAGATTCAGCCAAGCATCTGGTGCCAGTTCACCGTCCCGAAGCTTCTGTCGCTTTGGCCACGCACCGGGAGATCCAGCCGCTACCGCCATCGTGCGGATAGTCCCCGTTTCATCATAGTGCTTGTTGGCTACGATCAGCCGCTGGGACAGTGCACTCGACAGACCACTGATCGCGAGGTTTTCTTCACCCGAACGCGCTGCTTTCTCGTAGACAGCCTCAATGTTCACTGCATCCGATACAGCAAACGCATACGTTCCAGTGCCACGGCGCAACAAGATGCCTTTATCGACGAGGTCGTCGCATTGCACGACGATAGGCCCAACATCGCGCTCGCCCAAAGCGAATGCAATCAGCTTCGCGCTGACAGGCAATGTGACACCCGTGGAAACCAATTCCAGTACGCCAATAGTTTTCAGGATCCGAAGACATCCCGATTCGAATGTCTGCCGCTCAAGCACTGCCAACGCGAAGGCCCACCTCCGCTCAGCACCCAGATCGCGGAACCGAAGGCTGTAGCCGTGCGCCAGATAATCGAATACTTCAGACAGGCCGAACCATTCACCGAGTTCATGCCGGTGCGCGAAATCTCGCAACCCGAATAGCTCATTGCCGCGTAGGAAGGCGTGGAATGATCGCTCACTTTGACCATAGCGTTTCGAGATAATCGCCAAACATGCGACGGTCAGAGGATGGAGCGGATACAACATCTCCGCTTGCCTGAAAAGGACGCGATCGCTTTCGGATTTCGCTTGCAACACGCCCAACTTGCGCGCATTTGCATAGAGCGCGTTCGCTGCATTTACCAGCGTCGTATCGCTCTTGATTACAGACTTTACTTTGAGGGCATGTGCCGCGAAGTGGGCATAACGTTCGACAGGTTCGTCAAAGGCCACCTCATCGAACCGCGCGGCAATCTTGTGCCATTCGTCGCTGAGTGAACGACCGACCCCAGCGGCATAGCTCGCAAAGTGTTGATGCAGCATTACGACCACCGCCAGCTTCTCATCACCTTCAGTGCAAGCACGCTCGGCTATTTGCTGCAAAGCAATCAGGTCGCCCTCTTCCGGGCGAAGCGCGGCATGCTCAATGAACTTACCGACCTCATCCACCAGCAGCAGTACTCCGTCATACCCCTCAGCCTGTGCAACGGTCGCCACATCAGCAGCCAACTCCCCCGCGACAGAATTCAGAGCGAGACCTTTGTACGTCCCTGCTTGTACGTCCAGAGCGCGCCGCAACGCCGCTGCTGCCTTGCCATGCCATCCGGCAAGCGTGTTCGCCACCGCAGCAGCCAAGGCTCGGCCTACCGAGGTACGTGATCCAACAACCGTCAATGGGTACCGCTTGCAGCCCTCAAATAATGTGGATAGCCGCGGAGCAACACCAGCGACCATACGATGGGTTGCGGGAAACGCCTTGGATCCGGATGCCAGTTGTGCCAGCACAACTCCCAGCGCTGTCTTTCCGCTGCCGTACGGTCCCACGATCTTCCATGCGCGCTGAACCGATTTTTCCGCGAGGCCGTCCCCGATCTGTCGCAAGGCAGCCGCTGCGGCGGCCGTCACCATGTAGTTGCTCGCCGCAGCGGCATTTCCAATGTCGCGATCCAGCGCTACAGACCGCGTATGGCTCCCAGCTAGCGTCAGGCCGTCGATAATCTTCTTAGGCATGAGCCACCTCTTCTAACTGCAGCCGATATTGCTGGTCAATCTTTTCCAGGTCGATGATGACGTTCTGCGTATCGGCTGTATCGACGAAACGAATTGCCGTTGGATTCAGTTCAACAAGCTTGTCCACAAAAATCCTTAATTGTGCTTCGTCGAGCCGAAATACCAGGCCGGGAGATCCCGGAGACTTGAGCAATCGTTGGAATTCAATAGACTGCCCGTTTTCGGAGTTCGCAATGAAGTCCGTCAGCGCGATACCGAATATCCGGCATGTTAGGCCCACAGGCGCCTTCGCTTCCGTGTTATATACCGTGCTGCCACTCTCGCTTTTGATCGCCTTCATCAGCCCGAGGTCCTGTAACGGACACCATAGTGTGTCGTCTGTCCCTCGCTCCTCTTGGTAGTAGGACTGGATAAAGATGCTCGCATGCTGTTCGAGAGTGCTCATCGCAAGCGGGCGGGCTGCACCTTCGCCACGTTGTGCTAGCGCGGCCACAAGCTGCTTCTTCTCGAAACGAATGAGATTGCCTTCGCCAAACACTTCTGACCAGGCTGCGAGGCCACCCTTAGAAACCAGATACCAGTGAATTAGCCAAAGCGACTCCAATGATTCCAGGTGTGAATCCCAGGGCGAGCGCCCGCCAAACAGCAGTTTGCCGACGGGTCCCGGTTCATGACCCCGTTCGTTCGCCGATCGTAAAACGCCACTGGCCTCACCCCAAAATTGCATGGATTTCACCATGTTGCGGCCTATGCCGAGTGCCTGCGTGGCGCGCTCATCGTTGCGCAGCAGCGAAGCGTCATTCTTGACCGCGCGATATACCTTCGGCAGCCAGCCATAGCGGCAGATAAACGATTCGTGTCCGGAAAAACGATTGACTTGTCTGTCGCTACTCACGCCGTGCTCCCTTCCTTCTTGTATTTATTCACCTTGAGCCCATCTTCCGCAAAGGAATATGCCACGGGCATGCGCCTGTTTCGATTTGCGACAGCAGATCGCCTATGTTGTGTTTGCATTTTATTACAACTCCAAATTCTTGGTCCTGGCAGCGGTCCCAATACCTCTGCACATCATTGTGGACAGGCGCGGGAATAGGCACCGTCCTAGGCGCATGCAGCATTGATCGTTTGTTCCAATTCACGGACTGTTGCCAGGATGGCATCAAAGGAAGGCGCGTCTCCGAAAATCATTCCCATCATGGCACCATAGTCCCTGGTCAGCGCCTCATGCATTTGCTGCGGAGGTACCAGCGTGAACGTTCCCGGCGCTGCGTTATCGAGCCCGAGGTCCGGCGATCCGAAGAACAGCCGGGCATGCCGTGCACAGTCCCCCGCCAGCTCGCGATCAGCCAGCCAGGTCGCTACGTCAGGATGCTGCAACAGACGGTAGATGTCGTAATAATGGCGGGAAACACGCTGGCCGCCCTGCCGCAGTTGCCCTCGGCGCTCATACCACTGGCGCAGCCCATGCACAATAATGATCTTGTCCCAGAAGGTACGTTCAGGCTTGACGGTCGTGACGTTATGCACAGCCATCTCAAGATCGGGCAGATCATCAGCAGCGTAGGGAATGATGGTGGCCGCTTCGTGGGGGTCGAGCGCCGACTTCGCGCCCGCCTCGATCTTCACTGCGGAGCGGATATAACCGTCCGTGGCCGCCGACACGACGGGATACCAGAACAACAGTGTTTGCTGGTCGGGATCGTCGGGGTCCAAGTCTAGGCGGAATCGGTCGGCGGGCATAATTTGCTCCGCGATCGCCCGCAATTGTGCTGCCATGCCCTCAGCGATGTATCGCTGGCATGCGTTACGAATGCGATCGAGCCGTATACGCCGCTGTTTGCCACTCAACGCATCGAGATCCTCGGCTTCAATCGGCTCGCCGATGTCCTGACGGAATACCGTGATATCGATGTCCTCGGAAAACCGGGAGATAATCCCGAAGGCTTTGGATAATGAAGTGCCGCCCTTAAACAGCAATCGCGGGCCATCTGGCGGCAGGCCGCTGAACAGCGCGTCCAGAGTCCAGCAGACCCAAAAGTCCTTTTCGATGTTCTGGACCGTCGTGCCTAGGCGGGCCGCCGCCGTCAGGAACAGACCACGCCGCTCGTCGTCACTGACCTGGATGACCGTATTGAAATTCGGATTCATGCCGACGCCTCTCTATGTTTGAGGCGCTTGCTGGAAACAGCGCCCGGCGCCTCGAACTCGCCAGCCTGCGGATCGCATTCGGGCAGCTCACGAACGATGGCCTGCATCCATGCGGGTAGCGTGTGAAAACCCACCAGCAAATCATGGCGAATGGAGTCTCCTTGTACAGGGTCATCCAACAGCGCGGTCAACCGCTTGACGATGCGTGGCTTGTCCGCAGGCAAGGTGTCCTTAAGCCAATGCAGCGCCTGCACGATGCGCATAGCCGGCCGGCCAGCCCAATACAGGCGGCTTGGGGCAGTCAGTTTGAACTGGATCGTCAGCTTGTCGAGTTGAATAGCGCGCCGCCGTGCATCGGTGTGGATCGTGACATGCGCGGGCACGGCATCGGTCAGGCCCAGGTCGT contains:
- a CDS encoding DUF4007 family protein: MSSDRQVNRFSGHESFICRYGWLPKVYRAVKNDASLLRNDERATQALGIGRNMVKSMQFWGEASGVLRSANERGHEPGPVGKLLFGGRSPWDSHLESLESLWLIHWYLVSKGGLAAWSEVFGEGNLIRFEKKQLVAALAQRGEGAARPLAMSTLEQHASIFIQSYYQEERGTDDTLWCPLQDLGLMKAIKSESGSTVYNTEAKAPVGLTCRIFGIALTDFIANSENGQSIEFQRLLKSPGSPGLVFRLDEAQLRIFVDKLVELNPTAIRFVDTADTQNVIIDLEKIDQQYRLQLEEVAHA
- a CDS encoding nucleotidyl transferase AbiEii/AbiGii toxin family protein gives rise to the protein MNPNFNTVIQVSDDERRGLFLTAAARLGTTVQNIEKDFWVCWTLDALFSGLPPDGPRLLFKGGTSLSKAFGIISRFSEDIDITVFRQDIGEPIEAEDLDALSGKQRRIRLDRIRNACQRYIAEGMAAQLRAIAEQIMPADRFRLDLDPDDPDQQTLLFWYPVVSAATDGYIRSAVKIEAGAKSALDPHEAATIIPYAADDLPDLEMAVHNVTTVKPERTFWDKIIIVHGLRQWYERRGQLRQGGQRVSRHYYDIYRLLQHPDVATWLADRELAGDCARHARLFFGSPDLGLDNAAPGTFTLVPPQQMHEALTRDYGAMMGMIFGDAPSFDAILATVRELEQTINAACA
- a CDS encoding DUF6088 family protein, which translates into the protein MSDLKAAIIAQTDIAPSGQVWVPTDFAHLGGRDAVDKALQRLVAAGQLRRIDRGLYDRPKMNSLTKKAAAPDYRAIVDAIARRDQLRLLVDGMTAANDLGLTDAVPAHVTIHTDARRRAIQLDKLTIQFKLTAPSRLYWAGRPAMRIVQALHWLKDTLPADKPRIVKRLTALLDDPVQGDSIRHDLLVGFHTLPAWMQAIVRELPECDPQAGEFEAPGAVSSKRLKHREASA